From the genome of Candidatus Binatia bacterium:
TCTTCCACTCGACCGAGGAACTGCTGCGGCGCGTCGCCTTCCTGCGCGACACCGGCTTTCGGCGGGCGGTGGTGACCGGAGGCGAGGCGACCATTCATCCGGGATTCTGGCAGGTGGTCGAGCGTCTCGCCGCGTACGCAATGGTCTGGGACACCAACACTCACGGGCGCACGTTCTCGCGTCCGGGCTTCGCCCGCCGCGCCGTCGACACCGGCCTGCAGCGCGCGATCGTCTCGCTGCACTCCCAGGACCCGGCCACCGGCGCCGCGATCGCCGGGCGCACCGAAGCCGCTCACCACGAAGTGGTCGCGGGTATCGAACAGCTTGTGGCCGCCGGTGTCGAGGTGATGCTCAACTGCGTCATTAACCGCCTCAACCTGGAGCAGCTCGACGATTATCTACAAGCCGGTTACGCACACTTCGGGCAGCAGGTCATGTACAAGTTCGTCTTTCCGACCACCAGCGGCCGGGGCGGGCAGTGGCCGGCCATCGCGACGCTGCGCTACGCCGACGCCCGGGTGCCGCTGGACCGCCTGCGGGCGGCGGCGGCGCGGCTGGGCGTGCGGCTTTTCTTCGAATCATTCCCCAACTGCGTTCTCGGCGACCCTGCGGCGGTAAACCTGGGCCGGCGCGCGTTCGGGGAGACGCATTACCTCGACGACCGCGCGGGCGATCGCGTCTACTCGATGCGTCACATCGAGGCCGCCCTCGCCGTCTACGCCGAGCACTGCCGCACCTGTCCCGCGGTGCGCCGCTGCCCCGGCGTCACGCGCGAGTACGCCCGCACCCACGGCGTTGACGAGTTGATTCCTTTCGCCGGCCTGCCGGCGGAGTGACGCCGCCCCGGCCGCCTGCGCTACGGACTACAGCCGTCTTGCGCTTCCGTGGCCGCCGGGGCGGCCGACTGCCGGCACAACTCCCCGGTGCCGTAAAGCTCCGCGTATCCCCGGCGCACGCCGTAACACCGGTAATTCTCGACGCAGCCAACGCAGGCCTCCCCCTTGACGAACTCACCCACGGAGCTGTCCGTCGTCGCCGGCAACCTGGAAAAGCCGCCGCGTTCGCTCTCGGGAACCAGACACAGCGGCAATCCGCACATCGAGTCGAAGCCGCTGACCTCGATGCCCGCCGCCCGGGCGCGCTCGAGGCCGACGAGCAGCGGCGGCAGAACGTCGGAGAAGCGTGGAATCAGATCCGGCGTCCGCGGCACCACGTCGGTGTGCGCGGCAACGAACGAGAACACGATGCCCACCCGTGGCCAGCGCGCGGCGACGAAATCCACGTAACGCGGGAAGTCCAGGTAGTTCGTCCGGCAGAAGACGAAGTTCAAACGCACCGGCAGGTCGGCCTCGGCGAGCCGATCGAGACCGCGCACCGTGGCTGCCCACGTTCCCGGCGCCCCGGTGATGGCGTCGGAGATCTCCGCGGTCGAACCGTGCAACGAGATCATCGCCCGATCGACGCCGGCGTCGACGAGTTCCCGGGTCAACGCCGCATCGGCGAGACGAATGGCGTTGCTCTGCAACTCCACGCAACGAACGCCGAGTCGCTTCGCGAGTCGCACGTACTCGCACAGATTGGGGTTCAACGTCGGCTCGCCCCCGGACAGCACCAGCACGGCCCGCTCCCGCCCGGCAGCCGCGATCGCCGCCCGCACGGTCTCCTCCGCGGCCGGCGGCAGGTGCGTCGAGACGAAGCAGAATTCGCATCCCTGGTTGCAGTGGAAGTTCACGCGCACCGTGTACTCGGGCACCGCACCGTAGACGCTGCTGCGCAAAACGTCGCGACCGACGGCCTCCCGCGCCACCTGCTCCGCGATCGACGAGAGCACCGTGAGACGACGGCGCACGCGATGGGCGACGATGGGGCGGACCGTCTTCGACAGTGGCGACGACCGGGCCGCTTCCGGGAAGCCCGGACAGCGGTCGCTGACGACGCAGGCGCCGCAGGCATCGACTCTCGCGAAGCCCGGGAGCGAGGCGTAGCCCCGGTTCAGCGCAAAGAGATGGGCCACCCGCTCGGGTTTCGGGAAGATGCAGGGCGGAACGAACGTCGCCTGGTCGAACCGCACCGCGAACCCGAGACCGCGAGCGCTGTCGGCAATGGCGGTGACCGCCGCGGCAACGTCCTCCAGCGGC
Proteins encoded in this window:
- a CDS encoding radical SAM protein is translated as MLVNEAAHTGNPREGTGPRLLQKRLPEFIPVTPRSAVLFRFGEQCNNDCPMCSNTGRGDLFFHSTEELLRRVAFLRDTGFRRAVVTGGEATIHPGFWQVVERLAAYAMVWDTNTHGRTFSRPGFARRAVDTGLQRAIVSLHSQDPATGAAIAGRTEAAHHEVVAGIEQLVAAGVEVMLNCVINRLNLEQLDDYLQAGYAHFGQQVMYKFVFPTTSGRGGQWPAIATLRYADARVPLDRLRAAAARLGVRLFFESFPNCVLGDPAAVNLGRRAFGETHYLDDRAGDRVYSMRHIEAALAVYAEHCRTCPAVRRCPGVTREYARTHGVDELIPFAGLPAE
- a CDS encoding radical SAM protein yields the protein MRDVVAGVLQRRRERFDPLASTPWLVETSVMRVQRVVTNETCNQNCWFCNARRAAEQPEFVARPAVRRRILEARAGDTQEIWLTGGEPTLRSDLADLVRRAAEGGKRVVLETNAALIDEPRAQSLVAAGLCAARVQLVAWGPAADAITRDPGGFDAAIRGIRALAAAGVSVEVTTPIVRRNASLVVALPGEIAAAALPVTGLVLVVPTAAPDPRECAPLEDVAAAVTAIADSARGLGFAVRFDQATFVPPCIFPKPERVAHLFALNRGYASLPGFARVDACGACVVSDRCPGFPEAARSSPLSKTVRPIVAHRVRRRLTVLSSIAEQVAREAVGRDVLRSSVYGAVPEYTVRVNFHCNQGCEFCFVSTHLPPAAEETVRAAIAAAGRERAVLVLSGGEPTLNPNLCEYVRLAKRLGVRCVELQSNAIRLADAALTRELVDAGVDRAMISLHGSTAEISDAITGAPGTWAATVRGLDRLAEADLPVRLNFVFCRTNYLDFPRYVDFVAARWPRVGIVFSFVAAHTDVVPRTPDLIPRFSDVLPPLLVGLERARAAGIEVSGFDSMCGLPLCLVPESERGGFSRLPATTDSSVGEFVKGEACVGCVENYRCYGVRRGYAELYGTGELCRQSAAPAATEAQDGCSP